A part of Vigna radiata var. radiata cultivar VC1973A chromosome 11, Vradiata_ver6, whole genome shotgun sequence genomic DNA contains:
- the LOC106777773 gene encoding probable serine/threonine-protein kinase PBL3: MGNCLDSSAKVDAAQSSRSTSGISKTTPSSLSIPSYSEKSNALSLPTPRSEGEILSSPNLKSFTFNELKNATRNFRPDSLLGEGGFGCVYKGWIDEHTFTASKPGSGMVVAVKKLKPEGFQGHKEWLTEVNYLGQLYHPNLVKLIGYCLEGENRLLVYEFMPKGSLENHLFRRGPQPLSWSVRMKVAIGAARGLCFLHNAKSQVIYRDFKASNILLDAEFNAKLSDFGLAKAGPTGDRTHVSTQVMGTQGYAAPEYVATGRLTAKSDVYSFGVVLLELLSGRRAVDKAIAGMEQNLVDWAKPYLSDKRRLFRIMDTKLEGQYPQKGAFMAATLALQCLNSEAKTRPPMTEVLATLEQIEAPKASSRNSHSEHHRVHTPVRKSPARNRSPLNLTPTASPLHAHRQSPRQH, from the exons GAATCTCAAAAACTACACCTTCTAGCTTATCTATTCCGTCATACAGTGAAAAAAGCAACGCCTTAAGTCTGCCCACACCAAGGTCTGAGGGTGAAATCTTGTCTTCTCCAAATCTTAAGTCCTTCACATTCAATGAGCTGAAGAATGCCACCAGAAATTTTCGGCCTGATAGTCTTCTCGGTGAAGGGGGATTTGGATGCGTCTACAAAGGATGGATCGACGAACACACATTTACAGCTTCAAAGCCTGGATCAGGAATGGTGGTTGCTGTAAAGAAGCTCAAACCTGAAGGTTTTCAAGGTCATAAAGAATGGTTG ACTGAGGTTAACTACCTTGGACAACTGTACCATCCTAATCTGGTTAAATTAATCGGTTACTGCTTGGAGGGAGAGAATCGGCTATTGGTCTATGAGTTCATGCCGAAAGGGAGCTTAGAGAACCATCTGTTTAGAA GAGGACCACAACCACTGTCTTGGTCAGTGAGGATGAAAGTGGCTATTGGTGCTGCTAGAGGACTCTGTTTTCTTCATAACGCCAAATCACAAGTCATATACCGTGATTTTAAAGCCTCTAACATCCTACTTGATGCG GAGTTCAATGCTAAACTCTCTGACTTTGGTTTAGCCAAGGCGGGTCCTACTGGTGATAGAACTCACGTCTCTACTCAGGTCATGGGCACTCAAGGATATGCAGCACCTGAATATGTTGCAACTG GTAGGTTGACGGCGAAAAGCGATGTGTACAGCTTTGGAGTTGTGTTGCTTGAACTTCTATCTGGAAGAAGAGCTGTTGATAAAGCAATAGCTGGTATGGAGCAGAATCTAGTGGACTGGGCAAAACCATATTTGAGCGACAAACGAAGACTGTTCAGGATCATGGATACCAAGTTGGAGGGGCAGTATCCGCAAAAGGGTGCTTTCATGGCTGCCACACTTGCCCTACAATGCCTCAACAGTGAGGCCAAAACAAGGCCTCCAATGACAGAGGTTTTAGCCACTCTTGAACAGATAGAAGCCCCCAAAGCTTCATCCAGAAACTCTCATTCTGAACACCACCGAGTTCACACTCCTGTCAGAAAATCTCCTGCACGCAACCGCTCACCGCTAAATCTAACTCCTACTGCTTCCCCTCTTCATGCTCACCGGCAATCGCCTCGTCAACACTGA